From Cheilinus undulatus linkage group 18, ASM1832078v1, whole genome shotgun sequence, the proteins below share one genomic window:
- the gjb10 gene encoding gap junction protein beta 10 yields the protein MNWAFLQGLLSGVNKYSTAFGRVWLSIVFLFRVMVFVVAAEKVWGDEQKDFKCNTAQPGCHNVCYDHFFPVSHVRLWALQLIFVTCPSLLVVMHVAYREDRERKNRLKYGENCRRLYQNTGKKRGGLWWTYVLTLVFKIAVDATFVYLLYHIYEGYDFPSLIKCEQKPCPNKVDCFIARPTEKRIFTLFMVVTSLVCILLSIFEILYLVGKRCHECFNAVNHSHHVMTNALSSGSNLMEENTMKLARKNTPQTPAPSYSVAIS from the coding sequence ATGAACTGGGCATTCCTCCAGGGCCTCCTCAGTGGGGTGAACAAGTATTCCACTGCCTTTGGCCGAGTGTGGCTCTCCATTGTGTTCCTGTTCAGGGTCATGGTGTTTGTGGTAGCAGCAGAGAAGGTATGGGGCGATGAACAAAAGGACTTCAAATGCAACACGGCTCAACCGGGGTGCCACAATGTCTGCTATGACCACTTCTTCCCCGTCTCCCATGTCCGGCTGTGGGCACTGCAACTCATCTTCGTCACCTGCCCCTCTCTCCTAGTGGTGATGCATGTAGCTTACAGGGAAGACAGGGAACGGAAAAACAGGCTAAAGTACGGCGAGAACTGCCGCCGTCTCTACCAGAACACAGGCAAGAAGCGTGGAGGATTATGGTGGACCTACGTCCTCACTTTGGTCTTCAAAATAGCAGTGGATGCCACTTTCGTCTACCTCCTGTACCACATCTATGAAGGGTACGACTTCCCCTCGCTCATCAAGTGCGAACAGAAGCCCTGTCCCAACAAGGTGGACTGCTTCATCGCTCGGCCCACCGAGAAAAGAATCTTCACCCTCTTCATggtggtcaccagcctggtctgCATCCTGCTCTCCATTTTTGAAATTCTCTACCTGGTGGGCAAACGCTGCCATGAGTGTTTCAACGCGGTCAATCATTCTCACCATGTCATGACCAATGCATTGTCCAGTGGGAGCAACTTGATGGAGGAGAACACTATGAAGCTGGCGAGAAAAAACACACCTCAAACACCTGCTCCCTCATACAGTGTCGCCATATCTTGA